The genomic segment AGCTGATCTCCCGCAAAAAGGGCGGGAATTAGCTGGCCGCGAACAGAAGTGCGCCGTTGCCCAGCCGGTCCATCACTTCGTTCACCAGCCGACGCTCGAGGGCGAAACAGCCCTGACTGCGGCCAATGCGGCCCTGCATGGCCACCAGCGAGGGATCGACATAATCGGCCCCGTGGATCACGATTGCCCGCTGCAAGGCGAGATTGTTCTGGGGGTCGAGGCCGATCAGGCGGCGCGACTTGCCGTGCTTGCCGTAATAGGTCTCGCCGGTGCGGAAACTGCCTTCGGAAGAGGCGTTGGAACCGGGGCGATTGGAAAAGCGCGTTGCCCATCCACTATTCGCCGGGTCGGAACCCTTGCCATGAGCGACCAGATAGGAAGCGACAACACGGCCATTGCCGATGTCGACGATCTGAAAGCGCTGTTCGCGCGAGTGGTGGGAAAAGTCTACAACGCCGACAATGTCGCGGCGGAGAATCGAATTGTGATGCTGGTTCAGTGCAGCCAATGCTCGGGGCAGCAGGTCTGGCATGGTGTCATTCTTCACCGCAGCGAATGCGCGCGGGGAAGCCAGTCCAGCAGCTCCGGCAAAAGCGGCACCAAGAAAATGGCGCCGGTTGAAATTCATGGTGCGATCCCGAATATGCGTTTTCTCTGATGTAATCCCCGAGTGAGACCTTGCAACGCATGCGAATTGGAGTGTCGATGAAGCGAGCCGTACTTGCGATGGTTGCGTTTGGTCTGTGCGGTATTGTCAGTCCGGCGCAGGCGCAGACGGGCGATTGGGGGGCTGCGAATCTCGCAGTGCTCAAGCGGTGGGTTGCCATGGCCCCGATGGACGCGCTGCCCGCGCCGTCTGATTCCGCCTTGAAGAAGGCGGAGGCGTCGGGCGATCAGGCCGCCATTACCAGCGCGGCAGACGATCTGGCGCTCCGGCTTGCGCGGATGCACCTGCTGGGCTGCGCCACCGCGGCTGAACGCAAGGGCTGGAACATCGAAGATTCCGACAAGGCGATGGACCTGCCGGGCCTGCTGAAGGGTTCGCTTCAGGCCGGCACGCTGGATGCCTTCTTCGTCAGCCTGCGCCCGCGTGATCCGGAATATGCCGTGCTCCAGTCCGCTTATGCCTCTGAGACCGACGAGAAGACACGTGCGGCAATTTCGCGGAATATGGAACGTTGGCGCTGGATGCCGATTTCGCTGGGGGCGGACCATGTGCTGGTCAACGCGGCGGCTTTCGAAGCCGGCCTGTGGCGTGAAGGTCGGAAGGTCGGCACCTGGAAGGTGATCGTCGGCAAGACCAGCACGCCCACACCTGTCTTCAATACGGTCATCACTGGCGTGAACCTCAACCCATGGTGGGAAATTCCCGCCAGCATCGTGCGTGAGAGCGTAGGCGCGTTGGTCCGCCGCAGTCCCTCCACAGCGCGGGCGCGTGGCTATGTCTGGGAAGGCGGGCGTTATCGCCAGAAGCCGGGGCCGACCAATTCGCTGGGCCAGATGAAGCTCGTCATGCCCAACCGCTACAGCGTCTACATGCATGATACGCCCAGCAAGAACCTGTTCGAGCGCGACGTGCGTGCATTCAGCCATGGCTGCATTCGCACAGGCGATGCGATCGGTTATGCGGCGACGCTGCTGGAAGGAGTGAAAACACGCGAGGAAGTCGACGCAATCGTCGCATCCGGGAAATCCACTGTTGTAGATCTTTCCCGGCCCTTGCCCATCTACATCGCCTACTTCACTGCAGTCAGCGACGGTCAGGGCGGGGTGAAGATCCTGCCCGACGTCTATGGCCGGGATACACGCATCAGCACATCGCATGGCGGGTGTGTCTGATGTTCGATCCGATAGGGATTGTTTCGGTGTTTGCGCCCCGGCTTTCTTCTCGCGCCGGTTGAAACTATATGCAGCCGCTCGCAACAATCGCTGCGGTGAAACTTGTCCGCAAACCGATCATCTTCCGGCCTCGAGGCGGCTTTCCTCGAAAACCGAGCGCGCCTTCTGCGCTTCCTAGCCGCGCGCGGTGCGGGCGATGCCGCGGAAGACATCCTGCATGAGGTGTGGCTGAAGATCAGCGCGGCGCAGACCGGGCCGATTTCCTCGCCTCTGTCCTATCTCTTCCGTGCGGCGGACTTGCTGATGATCGACCGTTATCGCTCGGTTCGGCAGGCAGAAAAGCGCGAGAAGGACTGGACGGAAGTGAATGGCGGCGCGGTTCCCGGTGTTTCGGATGCGCCATCTCCGGACCGGGCGATCATTGCCCGCCAGCAGGCGCAAATGGTGCGGGAAACGCTCGACGCGCTGGGGGAACGGCCATCCGCAGTGTTCCGCCGCCACCGCGTGGACGGCATCCCGCAGCGTCAGGTGGCGGAAGAATTCGGCGTGAGCCTGAGCACTGTCGAAAGCGACCTGAGAGGGGCCTATCGGGCGCTGGCGAGACTTAAGGAAAAAATCGATGAGGCTTGATCGGGTCGTCTCCGTCTTTGCTGCAGGAGGCTTCGACCATGGCGTTTGACGATCGAATTCTGGACCAGGCAGCAGCCTGGGCCGCGCGTGCGGCCGACCCTTCCTTCGAGGATTGGGAAGGCTTCACTGCGTGGCTGGAAGCCGATCCCGCCCATAGCGAAGCCTATGATCTGGTGACTGCCGCCGCAGCCGATGCGGCTGACGCGCTGCGCGCCGCGCCGGCATTGGCCCCGGCGCATGTTCCGGCCAATGACGACGATGGTTCGCGCCTCACCCGCCGTCGCTGGATCGGCGGGGCATTGGCCGCCTCCCTCGCGGCGCTTGGTGCATTTGGCCTGTGGCAGTCGCAAGGCGGCACCTATGTGGTGGAAACCGCGCCGGGCGAAACCCGCATGATCGCGCTGGAAGACGGAACGTCGGTGCTGCTCGCCGGGGGCAGCCGGATCGAACTCAGCCGCCGTGATGCCCGTTTCGCGGAGCTGGAGGCCGGGCAGGCCCTGTTCACAGTCCGCCATGACGAGGCGAACCCCTTCCGGGTGGATGTGGGAAGCGATGAATTCGTCGACCTTGGCACCGTCTTCGATGTGAAGGTCAACGGAGCAGTGACGACCGTCGCCGTTTCGGAAGGCGCGGTGGCGTTCAATCCGCGCAAGCAGAACGTCCGGATTGATCCAGGCCATGTGCTGACCAGCGATACGGGTTCTGCCCGTTATACGCTTGGCACGATTGCCACTGCGCAGGTGGGCGAATGGCGCGATGGGCGCCTGACTTTCCAGAATGAGACGCTGGGCACAGTGGCGCAGGATCTTGGCCGTGCCACGGGCCTTGCGATCTCGGCAGCACCTGGCGCTGCCCAGCGCCGCGTTTCCGGCAGCCTGCTGATCGAACCTGTACGCAATGATCCCGC from the Erythrobacter sp. SG61-1L genome contains:
- a CDS encoding FecR domain-containing protein → MAFDDRILDQAAAWAARAADPSFEDWEGFTAWLEADPAHSEAYDLVTAAAADAADALRAAPALAPAHVPANDDDGSRLTRRRWIGGALAASLAALGAFGLWQSQGGTYVVETAPGETRMIALEDGTSVLLAGGSRIELSRRDARFAELEAGQALFTVRHDEANPFRVDVGSDEFVDLGTVFDVKVNGAVTTVAVSEGAVAFNPRKQNVRIDPGHVLTSDTGSARYTLGTIATAQVGEWRDGRLTFQNETLGTVAQDLGRATGLAISAAPGAAQRRVSGSLLIEPVRNDPASLGPLLGVGVSKAGEGWVIGAR
- a CDS encoding L,D-transpeptidase family protein, which gives rise to MKRAVLAMVAFGLCGIVSPAQAQTGDWGAANLAVLKRWVAMAPMDALPAPSDSALKKAEASGDQAAITSAADDLALRLARMHLLGCATAAERKGWNIEDSDKAMDLPGLLKGSLQAGTLDAFFVSLRPRDPEYAVLQSAYASETDEKTRAAISRNMERWRWMPISLGADHVLVNAAAFEAGLWREGRKVGTWKVIVGKTSTPTPVFNTVITGVNLNPWWEIPASIVRESVGALVRRSPSTARARGYVWEGGRYRQKPGPTNSLGQMKLVMPNRYSVYMHDTPSKNLFERDVRAFSHGCIRTGDAIGYAATLLEGVKTREEVDAIVASGKSTVVDLSRPLPIYIAYFTAVSDGQGGVKILPDVYGRDTRISTSHGGCV
- a CDS encoding murein L,D-transpeptidase catalytic domain family protein → MNFNRRHFLGAAFAGAAGLASPRAFAAVKNDTMPDLLPRALAALNQHHNSILRRDIVGVVDFSHHSREQRFQIVDIGNGRVVASYLVAHGKGSDPANSGWATRFSNRPGSNASSEGSFRTGETYYGKHGKSRRLIGLDPQNNLALQRAIVIHGADYVDPSLVAMQGRIGRSQGCFALERRLVNEVMDRLGNGALLFAAS
- a CDS encoding RNA polymerase sigma factor, with the protein product MSANRSSSGLEAAFLENRARLLRFLAARGAGDAAEDILHEVWLKISAAQTGPISSPLSYLFRAADLLMIDRYRSVRQAEKREKDWTEVNGGAVPGVSDAPSPDRAIIARQQAQMVRETLDALGERPSAVFRRHRVDGIPQRQVAEEFGVSLSTVESDLRGAYRALARLKEKIDEA